A stretch of DNA from Alphaproteobacteria bacterium LSUCC0719:
CTGTACCACGTACACGCTCATCCCTGCCGTGACGCATGAGGTCAACAAGCGTATCGATGGCCTCAAGAGTGTGAGATCGGGCCAGCTCGGCGACCCGCGCCTCATCCTTTGGACGACCTCCCGGATTACCGGAGGAGCCGGGTGCGAATTGGCCATTTTTTGCGCGTGGTGGTGTGTAAATTTGCATGTCACAACGTAACACGCTGAACACTCAAATTGTAGACGCTGTAGAGGTAATTGGATGGAACCTCGTCTTACCACGGCTTGTGAGTGATAAGCGTCATTGATAACAAGCAACCTTCGATTCAAGTGCCTGATTTTTGCCTAAGGCATTTATTTTTTCTCTTCTTTATGTTTATCTTTGGAGACTGGGGGATAACACACAATAGCTAGAAGTCCCCTATGTTCCCAAAACTCAAAATCGTAATTATGGCTTTCACAGCTGGGCTGTTGTCGCAGCAGGCTTTAGCTACAAATGAGCCTCAACAACTGATTAGCATTACGCTTTCCTGTTCGGGGGACAAATCAGGAGCACGTGGTTATTCAGAGGATTTTTGGGGGATTTATACATCAATAAGTTTTTCTTCAACGCGTGTCTGGATAGACAAAAATAACAAAAATGGTGATGGCATCATGCTGTTTTATGGGGACTTGAGGAACTCAGACGCCTCGATCTCTGGATACGGCACAAGGTTCAAATCAAAATATAAATGGAAATACGAATTCAGCGCATCTGATGTAGCCAGTATGAAAGACGCCCTTTTCGTGGGTCTACCCGGTTTCGAAAGTAAGGGGGACCGGAAATATGAGCGTGAATGCCTCTTAAAAGCAAACAATAAGCAGGATGGACTGGGGCAAATACAGTCAATGTTAATAGATGTGCGTGCAGGTAAACGACTGCCTAGCGTGATTGACGATTACCGCAAGCAAATCAAACAATTCGAGGAAGCAGCAAATCTCGCCGAAGCGTCGGCACAAGAGTTGGGGCGGTCCATAGCTTCACTAGAGACACAGTTAGACGCAGCCAAAGCCTCGTCCCAGGCGTCTGAGCGATCTATAGCTGCTCTGGAGGCGCAGCTGGACAGTCAGAAAAAAGAAAATCAGCAGCTTGAGCGTACCATCGAAGCCGCCAACAATGCGCAGGCCGAACTGAATGGCAGGCTGCAATTGCTCACCGAAGAAATTGAATCACAAAAGGCCGCCACAAAAGAAGCTCAAGCCGAGCTGGCAGAAGCCAAGCAGCAACCGGAACTCGTTTCCGAACTCAACAGTAAAGTCAGCGAGCTTTCGGACAATGTTGCAAAACAGTCTTCCGAGATAAATGCGCTCAGGGGTGACCGTGACGAACTCGAACGCAAGTTAGCCAGTGCAGAAACGGCGCTAGAAGAAAAGAACAATGCGCTATCTGCCCTGCAAGGTGATTTGGAAAAGAGGACTGAACTCGAGCTTAAGGTGAAAGAGCTGGAGTCAGAGCTGGCCGACTCAGCGGTAGGCTCAAAACAATTAGGAGCCTTGGCGACGACAATATCAGAGCTGAAGGAAACCTTGGCCGGCAAAGAGGCTGATATTGAAGAAAAGGCAAATTCTTTAAGCGAAGCGCAGGCCGAGATCGAGAGCTTACAGGCTAGGCTATCGGCGCTTGAGTTTTCAAATAATGAAATGGCCAGCAAATACCAAGAAACACAAACTGAACTGGATGCGCTCACTGAGCTATCCAACAAAATGAAAAAAGAAATAAGCGCGCAAAAGTCAGAAAATGAAAAGCTGCTTGCTGCAGCTAGTGCTCCCAAATGTGAAACTGAAAAAAGGCAAATCAACTATCTCAAATCAAAAGTCGAGGTTTGCGAAAAGACGCTTTTGGGCGACAGCTCAGAGGAATCTAGCAACGATACTGGGACAACTTCTCCTAGCAGCACCAAACCAGCGGAAAAACCAAGCGCCACGGCCCAATCAAAAGTGACACCGGCAGAAAATGTTCCGATGTTAAGATTAACGCCGAGTGGAGATGTTGACGGCCAGCTGATTCACCAATCCAAGAGCTTCAAATATTATCGCTGCGAGAATGTTGTGAGCCCTCAGCTAATCGAGTTCGGATTTAGATGGCTCCGCTCAATGTCGGATCAACTGCAAGTTCCTCCACCTTCGAATAGTTCGTGCGTGATCTACAAAGGATGGGGAATGTACACCGTCAAGTTTTTTGTGAGCGAACAGAACAGTCGCTGTTTTTATAAAAACTTCTGTAACGACACACGGGACATGTCTTTTGTTTTCAAGAACAAGCAAGTGTACCTAAACTTTATGGTCGTCAATGCAAAGACAAAGTTAACCAGACAGCAATGTGTGAATTTGAAAGGGAAAATCGTCAGCACAAAGGGCTGCAACGCGCTTTAAGAAATCCACATACATGTGGAATTCCAATGCTTGGGCCTAAATCTTAAAACTCAATCGGCGCAATATATGCGATGCACATTCGCAGGACGCGCACAGGCACATGTGAGGCGTTAAAATGGGTAGCTCTGGCCTCTTCCCCCAGCAGGGCCGGCATCCCTCGATGATGGTTGCACGTAACCCCTCGGCTGGTTATCCGGTCGGGGGGGATATGCTTTACAACCAAGGGCAGACGCTCTCTTCCAGATCGGGAAACTGCCGTTGCTCGTAGTCAGTGATGAGTAGATCGGTGCGGTCAGAGAGTGGCATAGTGGTGACCCCTTTCAGTTGGAGATAGTGTCATGAGGTTTTTGACGACAGCAGCGGTTGCGCTGTTGGTTGCTGTGCAGTGGCCCACTACGGCGAAGGCCACAATGGTTTGGGATGCCGATACACTGAAATTAGTATCTTTAAGTGTATGTGAGCGGGCATCGCAAACTGGAGTCTTGATGTGGGTTGATTCGCGCGACAAAGGTGAAACTCGTTGGTTTCTATGGGGGAGAAATCTCTATTCACAGAGGCTAATACGAAATGATGGAAAGCTAATTGCTTCATGCGCTGAGAGATCAGCTGAGTAACGCTGACGACATTAACTCACCTCGCCCCAGTCTGCGTCACGTCGATGTCGAAGCCGCCGAAACGGAACGACCTGTTGTCTGAGATCGTCAGCTTGTAGCTGAGATATCGCCCCGCTGCACAAGCATCGTCAGGATGATGGTGGTGAGGATGAGGCGCATTAGATTTTATTCTCGCTCAATAAAGCGCGGAGGTGGTTACCAGCATTTTTGTGCAGGTCGCTGATGCTCATCGTTTCACACCAATAGTCCAAGCCATAAGACATCTCAAGTCTCTGCCGGTCGAGGACAATTTCCTTTGGCTTTTTTTCTTCGTCTTGCGCGATGTAATGACGAGGTGTGGTTTTGGTTATGCGCCAAAAATCATAAGTGACATCATCATCTTCAAACTTCGCGATGCCCAGTTTTTTCCTGTCTTTAGTCAATAGCACAAATTGCACCCAAGTTTCTGGCTTGGATCGGCACTCCAAGCCTACTCCACCAACAAAGACCCCCGGGGCAGGTGAGAGTTGTTTTGCTCGGTTTGTGGTGTCCGCCCAAACCGACTGCGCGAGCATTGTCAGGATGATGGTGGTGAGGAGGAGGCGCATCGGTTTGCTCCACATAGCCGCTGCTGCCCCTTAGCTGATCGTCCAGCCAAGGGGCATCTGTTATAAAACCTAATGGATCAGTGCTGGATGAATGGCTCTGGAAAGTTTGTGAAAAATTCATCCGAGATTGGCGTCATCACACCGCTCTCAATTACTGCCCCAGCTTGTCGTCGCGTTTCAG
This window harbors:
- a CDS encoding DUF5681 domain-containing protein, producing the protein MQIYTPPRAKNGQFAPGSSGNPGGRPKDEARVAELARSHTLEAIDTLVDLMRHGRDERVRGTAAQALLDRGWGKPKVEVVSEVGGGYLEALKDANADLS